In Microbacterium maritypicum, the following are encoded in one genomic region:
- a CDS encoding FecCD family ABC transporter permease, translating into MPPSSSAALAGDLDRASPPAPVARSSRPSRQSWSTVAPTTLVLALIAAILLVLVVSAATGPVAVSVDEAARIVIGHLVPGMPWMSDGSLSTLQDQAVWQFRLPRALLAGLAGAGLALAGAIMQVVVRNPLAEPYILGVSSGASVGAVLVIVSGGVALAGLTMSGAAFLGAVVACILVALLARRRGELSPTRMILAGVALGSLLSAVTSYLTITTDAQNVVSVMFFLLGSVSAATMSSLLIPTIALIIAGVAVFGLARQMNALLAGDESALAVGVRTTRLRALLLVIASLLTGAIVAVSGGIGFVGLVVPHVARILVGSEHRRMLPITVLAGMLFLMVADLLARTVAAPSEIPLGILTAFVGAPFFLWLMRRGGEKAGIDR; encoded by the coding sequence ATGCCTCCTTCGTCCTCCGCCGCGCTCGCCGGCGACCTCGACCGTGCATCACCGCCCGCGCCGGTCGCGCGGAGCAGCCGTCCTTCGCGGCAGTCGTGGTCGACCGTCGCGCCGACGACCCTGGTTCTCGCGCTGATCGCCGCGATCCTTCTCGTGCTCGTCGTCTCCGCCGCGACCGGGCCGGTCGCCGTGAGCGTGGACGAGGCCGCGCGCATCGTGATCGGACACCTCGTTCCTGGGATGCCGTGGATGTCGGACGGCAGTCTGTCGACGCTGCAGGACCAGGCGGTGTGGCAGTTCCGCCTGCCCCGTGCCCTCCTCGCCGGGCTCGCCGGTGCCGGACTCGCGCTGGCCGGGGCGATCATGCAGGTCGTCGTCCGCAACCCGCTCGCCGAGCCCTACATCCTCGGTGTCTCCTCGGGGGCGAGCGTCGGTGCCGTGCTCGTCATCGTCTCCGGAGGGGTCGCCCTCGCCGGACTCACGATGAGCGGTGCCGCCTTCCTCGGAGCCGTGGTCGCGTGCATCCTCGTGGCCCTCCTCGCCCGGCGCCGAGGGGAACTCTCCCCGACCAGGATGATCCTCGCCGGGGTGGCTCTCGGATCACTCCTGAGCGCGGTGACCAGCTACCTCACCATCACCACCGACGCGCAGAACGTCGTGAGCGTGATGTTCTTCCTGCTCGGAAGCGTGTCGGCGGCGACCATGTCGTCGCTGTTGATCCCGACGATCGCGCTCATCATCGCCGGCGTCGCGGTGTTCGGCCTCGCTCGGCAGATGAACGCGCTCCTCGCCGGCGACGAGTCGGCACTCGCGGTCGGCGTGCGCACGACGCGGCTGCGTGCGCTGCTCCTCGTCATCGCGTCGCTGCTCACCGGGGCGATCGTCGCTGTGAGCGGAGGGATCGGCTTCGTCGGGCTCGTCGTGCCGCACGTCGCTCGGATCCTCGTCGGCTCGGAACACCGTCGGATGCTCCCGATCACCGTTCTCGCGGGGATGCTCTTCCTGATGGTCGCTGACCTGCTGGCGCGCACGGTGGCGGCCCCGTCGGAGATCCCCCTCGGCATCCTGACCGCATTCGTCGGCGCACCGTTCTTCCTGTGGCTGATGCGCCGAGGCGGCGAGAAGGCAGGGATCGACCGATGA
- a CDS encoding DEAD/DEAH box helicase — MTSSPRLDPALVPDAADPDAVYLAFVEWAESTGISLYPAQDEAVIEIVSGNNLILSTPTGTGKSLVAIGAHFAALVAGRRSYYTAPIKALVSEKFFALVDVFGAENVGMVTGDSSVNADAPIICCTAEILANLSLRQGTDADVGQVVMDEFHFYADPDRGWAWQVPLLELPQAQFILMSATLGDVTELAADLTRRTGRETATVTGVERPVPLHFFYETSPIHETIDDLLNTGQAPIYVVHFSQAAAMERAQALSSTKVATREQRDEIAALIAGFRFTTAFGKTLSRFLRAGIGVHHAGMLPKYRRLVEQLAQRGLLRVICGTDTLGVGINVPIRTVLLTALTKFDGTRMRQLNAREFHQIAGRAGRAGYDTAGTVVAQAPEHESENVAAVKKAGDDPKKKRKIVRKKAPDGFVSWGEPSFRKLIDAVPETLTSHMQITSAMMLNVIARGGDVFANMRALVYDNHEPRKRQRELALRAIGIYRTLRESGIVEKTPEGDIRLTVDLQPNFALNQPLSPFALAAFELLDPDPAAGTGTRSYALDMISIVEATLDDPRAVLSQQEFLARGEAVAAMKSEGIEYDERMELLEQITYPKPLDELLTAAFETFSAAQPWIRDFELHPKSVVRDMYERAMSFGEYVAYYKIARSEGVVLRYLSDAYRAASQTIPEEFKDEDLRDLIEWLGELVRQVDSSLLDEWEELIAGVDNGRFDPHAPDEPIVPPAPKRLTSNIRAFRILVRNELFRRVQLAAGEDVTALAELDPGFGADAWSDALDGYYDDHDEILTGADARSSKLLILTESTTSWTARQIFDDPAGDHDWGITATIDLAASDEAGQAVVTVTGVDRL; from the coding sequence ATGACTTCCTCTCCGCGGCTCGATCCCGCCCTCGTTCCGGACGCCGCGGATCCGGATGCCGTCTACCTCGCCTTCGTCGAGTGGGCGGAGTCGACCGGCATCAGCCTCTATCCCGCGCAGGACGAGGCGGTCATCGAGATCGTCTCCGGCAACAACCTGATCCTCTCGACGCCCACGGGCACCGGCAAGTCGCTCGTGGCGATCGGCGCGCACTTCGCCGCCCTCGTCGCCGGACGCCGCAGCTACTACACCGCTCCCATCAAAGCCCTGGTGAGCGAGAAGTTCTTCGCACTGGTCGATGTGTTCGGCGCCGAGAACGTCGGCATGGTCACGGGTGATTCCTCGGTCAACGCCGATGCCCCGATCATCTGCTGCACCGCCGAGATCCTCGCCAACCTCTCGTTGCGTCAGGGCACGGATGCCGACGTCGGGCAGGTCGTGATGGACGAGTTCCACTTCTACGCCGACCCCGACCGCGGGTGGGCGTGGCAGGTTCCGCTGCTCGAGCTGCCCCAGGCGCAGTTCATCCTGATGTCGGCGACCCTCGGCGACGTCACCGAGCTCGCCGCCGACCTCACCCGCCGCACCGGTCGTGAGACGGCGACCGTGACCGGCGTCGAGCGTCCTGTCCCTCTGCACTTCTTCTACGAGACGAGCCCGATCCACGAGACCATCGACGACCTGCTGAACACCGGGCAGGCGCCGATCTACGTCGTGCACTTCTCGCAGGCGGCGGCGATGGAGCGTGCGCAGGCGCTGTCGAGCACGAAGGTCGCCACGCGCGAGCAGCGGGACGAGATCGCGGCGCTGATCGCCGGGTTCCGCTTCACGACCGCATTCGGCAAGACACTCTCACGCTTCCTCCGCGCCGGGATCGGCGTGCACCACGCGGGGATGCTGCCGAAGTACCGTCGCCTGGTCGAGCAGCTCGCCCAACGCGGACTGCTGCGCGTGATCTGCGGCACCGACACCCTCGGCGTCGGCATCAACGTGCCGATCCGCACGGTGCTGCTCACTGCGCTCACCAAGTTCGACGGCACGCGGATGCGGCAGCTGAACGCCCGCGAGTTCCATCAGATCGCCGGACGTGCAGGACGAGCGGGATACGACACCGCCGGCACCGTGGTCGCCCAAGCCCCTGAGCACGAGAGCGAGAACGTCGCCGCGGTCAAGAAGGCCGGCGACGACCCGAAGAAGAAGCGCAAGATCGTGCGCAAGAAGGCGCCAGACGGCTTCGTCTCGTGGGGCGAGCCGTCGTTCCGCAAGCTTATCGACGCGGTGCCGGAGACCCTGACCTCGCACATGCAGATCACGAGCGCCATGATGCTGAACGTGATCGCCCGTGGTGGCGACGTCTTCGCGAATATGCGCGCGCTCGTATACGACAACCACGAACCGCGGAAACGGCAGCGCGAGCTCGCGCTCCGAGCCATCGGCATCTACCGCACGCTCCGCGAATCCGGCATCGTCGAGAAGACTCCGGAGGGCGACATCCGCCTGACGGTCGACCTGCAGCCGAACTTCGCGCTCAACCAGCCGCTGTCGCCGTTCGCTCTCGCGGCGTTCGAGCTGCTCGATCCCGATCCGGCCGCCGGCACGGGCACCCGCTCCTACGCGCTCGACATGATCTCGATCGTCGAGGCCACGCTCGACGATCCGCGTGCCGTGCTCAGTCAGCAGGAGTTCCTCGCCCGCGGTGAGGCGGTCGCCGCGATGAAGTCGGAGGGCATCGAGTACGACGAGCGGATGGAGCTGCTCGAGCAGATCACGTATCCGAAGCCGCTCGACGAGCTGCTGACGGCCGCGTTCGAGACGTTCAGCGCCGCTCAGCCGTGGATCCGCGACTTCGAACTGCACCCCAAGTCGGTCGTACGCGACATGTACGAGCGGGCCATGTCGTTCGGGGAATATGTCGCCTACTACAAGATCGCCCGCTCCGAGGGCGTGGTCCTGCGCTACCTCTCCGACGCCTACCGTGCGGCATCCCAGACCATCCCGGAAGAGTTCAAGGACGAGGACCTGCGCGACCTCATCGAGTGGCTCGGCGAGCTCGTCCGCCAGGTCGACTCCAGCCTGCTCGACGAGTGGGAGGAGCTGATCGCCGGGGTCGACAACGGCCGCTTCGATCCGCACGCCCCCGACGAGCCGATCGTCCCGCCCGCGCCGAAGCGCCTCACGAGCAACATCCGCGCCTTCCGCATCCTGGTGCGCAACGAGCTGTTCCGCCGCGTGCAGCTCGCGGCGGGAGAAGACGTGACCGCCCTCGCCGAACTCGATCCCGGCTTCGGCGCCGATGCCTGGTCGGACGCGCTCGACGGCTACTACGACGACCACGACGAGATCCTCACCGGCGCAGACGCACGCAGCTCGAAGCTGCTGATCCTCACCGAGAGCACCACCTCGTGGACCGCGCGACAGATCTTCGACGACCCCGCCGGCGACCACGACTGGGGTATCACCGCGACGATCGACCTCGCCGCATCCGACGAAGCGGGTCAGGCCGTCGTCACCGTGACAGGCGTCGACCGGCTGTAG
- a CDS encoding ABC transporter ATP-binding protein, with the protein MTIAFHGVDVARGNRTVLHGVDLTIGIGRIVGLVGPNGSGKSTLLRTLFSGRRPLRGHVTVDGADVAGFAPRALARTVSVMLQDAPSEFDLTVRETVLVGRAPHRPPFTRDSPDDHRIVDESLRAADVADLGDRLMRQLSGGQRQRVMLARALAQDGEILILDEPTNHLDIAHQLDLMRVVSGLGKTVVAALHDLNIAASFCDDIAVLDEGRLVAFGAADTVLTPELVSDVFRVTARVAREEGTGARAMTFHPRTPFDGTRPSASPRRTE; encoded by the coding sequence ATGACCATCGCCTTCCACGGCGTCGACGTCGCGCGCGGGAACCGAACGGTGCTCCACGGGGTCGACCTGACGATCGGCATCGGCAGGATCGTCGGTCTCGTCGGCCCCAACGGCAGCGGCAAGTCGACTCTGCTGCGGACGCTCTTCTCCGGACGACGGCCCCTGCGCGGACACGTCACCGTCGACGGCGCCGACGTGGCGGGGTTCGCTCCGAGGGCGCTGGCCCGGACCGTCTCGGTGATGCTGCAGGACGCGCCGTCCGAGTTCGACCTCACGGTGCGCGAGACCGTGCTCGTCGGCCGCGCCCCGCATCGTCCACCGTTCACGCGTGATTCGCCCGACGACCATCGCATCGTCGATGAGTCCCTCCGTGCGGCGGATGTCGCCGACCTCGGCGACCGGCTGATGCGTCAGCTCTCCGGCGGGCAGCGGCAGCGGGTGATGCTGGCGCGGGCTCTCGCGCAGGACGGCGAGATCCTCATCCTCGACGAGCCGACCAACCACCTCGACATCGCCCACCAGCTCGACCTGATGCGCGTCGTCTCCGGCCTGGGAAAAACGGTGGTCGCCGCGCTGCACGACCTGAACATCGCGGCGTCGTTCTGCGATGACATCGCCGTGCTCGACGAGGGGCGGCTGGTCGCCTTCGGGGCGGCGGACACCGTGCTGACCCCGGAGCTGGTGAGCGACGTGTTCCGCGTGACCGCCCGCGTTGCGCGCGAAGAGGGCACCGGCGCCCGTGCAATGACATTCCACCCCCGAACCCCCTTCGACGGGACCCGCCCGTCGGCATCACCGAGGAGAACCGAATGA
- a CDS encoding ABC transporter substrate-binding protein: MTSRNRSARILVTALGGATLLGLTGCGAGVTAAAPTQSADTAVTIENCGRSVVVPEPPSAVVGLHPSQTELLLRLGLADRLVGQAQATVQALPDDVAALAEGIPVLGADTPPNRETLLAAEPDFVYSPTTYEFTAEQGFASLEQLEEAGVAAYVATGGCFDRRMEGTVDDLFVDLENLGAIFDVEQEAAALIEDAEADLAEVDAAVEEVDERLRVAQVYVDGTTLTAIGAGIEYDILRRAGAEAVFTPEDPAFADFFAAEITPEALAAAAPDALVFAATDPAHEAAARAYLTATFPDMPAVQEERLIAISTSDTFPGTLGNISVVHRIAQALYPDAFA, encoded by the coding sequence ATGACATCCCGAAATCGATCCGCCCGCATTCTCGTGACGGCGCTCGGAGGGGCGACCCTCCTCGGCCTGACCGGCTGCGGCGCAGGCGTCACCGCGGCCGCGCCCACGCAATCGGCGGATACGGCCGTCACGATCGAGAACTGCGGACGGAGCGTCGTCGTGCCGGAGCCTCCGTCCGCCGTGGTCGGACTGCACCCGTCGCAGACCGAGCTGCTGCTGCGCCTCGGCCTGGCGGATCGTCTCGTCGGGCAGGCGCAGGCGACCGTGCAGGCCTTGCCGGACGACGTCGCCGCCCTCGCGGAAGGGATCCCGGTGCTCGGCGCCGACACCCCGCCGAACCGCGAGACCCTGCTCGCCGCCGAGCCCGACTTCGTGTACTCGCCGACGACCTACGAGTTCACCGCGGAGCAGGGCTTCGCGAGCCTCGAGCAGCTCGAAGAGGCGGGGGTCGCCGCCTACGTCGCCACCGGCGGCTGCTTCGATCGGCGCATGGAGGGAACCGTCGACGACCTCTTCGTCGACCTCGAGAACCTCGGCGCGATCTTCGACGTCGAGCAGGAGGCTGCGGCGCTCATCGAGGACGCGGAGGCCGACCTCGCCGAGGTCGATGCGGCTGTCGAGGAGGTCGACGAGCGGCTGCGCGTGGCGCAGGTGTACGTCGACGGCACGACTCTGACCGCGATCGGCGCGGGCATCGAGTACGACATCCTGCGGCGTGCGGGCGCCGAGGCCGTGTTCACCCCGGAGGACCCGGCCTTCGCCGACTTCTTCGCCGCCGAGATCACCCCGGAGGCGCTCGCGGCCGCGGCCCCGGACGCACTCGTCTTCGCCGCGACCGACCCCGCGCACGAGGCCGCCGCGCGCGCGTACCTCACTGCGACGTTCCCGGATATGCCGGCGGTGCAGGAGGAGCGGCTGATCGCCATCTCCACCTCGGACACCTTTCCCGGCACGCTCGGGAACATCTCGGTCGTCCACCGGATCGCGCAGGCGCTGTACCCCGACGCCTTCGCCTGA
- a CDS encoding ABC transporter ATP-binding protein/permease: MIVPELWREARAFPRELAASTVLLLLVFATHLVQAGALAVSLAAFVGGDVRTALLGGAVILAVSVIRILLSLAKAGSAAALGGRVREHLRGRAITTALTPARLHDPAVRDGSVQATLGEGIDGTDAYVSKYVPAVVLLALGSVAAVGLLAAASLPAAACVTVGILVAVLGPMAWQRMLAGRGVDHWDTYEALGDDLLESLRGMATLRTLGDVTGTRERLRERSEALRRATERVMRSSLATTAVTDFAVQAGYLAAVFVAVWDVMTGAAPRGEVYAILLLSSEAFRPVRDLSRHWHAGFLGLTAVPGLVALGAFGPRGSRADADADADAGAMSEVSGVATTPRVLRVSNLTYRYPGADHDVLLGIDLQVEVGAVHAIVGASGSGKSTLFDLLLGFLTPTTGTIDLDGLPLRASDIAVVSQRPVLFSGTIRQNVNLVGADDREVEAACAAAGILAEIRAIPGGFDAPVSEAGTSLSGGQRQRLALARAFLAQRPVLLVDEPTSALDDRGAQTVAETLERVAAERIVLMISHRTEALERVTSVRRLDAGMLQEVRT, encoded by the coding sequence ATGATCGTGCCCGAGCTGTGGCGAGAGGCCCGAGCCTTCCCCCGCGAGTTGGCCGCAAGCACCGTCCTGCTCCTTCTCGTCTTCGCCACCCATCTCGTGCAGGCCGGAGCACTGGCGGTGTCGCTGGCGGCTTTCGTCGGCGGCGATGTGCGCACAGCGCTCCTCGGCGGGGCGGTGATCCTCGCCGTGAGCGTCATCCGCATCCTCCTGTCACTGGCGAAGGCGGGCTCTGCCGCCGCGCTGGGCGGCCGAGTGCGTGAGCATCTTCGCGGTCGGGCGATCACCACGGCGCTCACGCCCGCCCGGCTGCACGACCCCGCGGTGCGCGACGGGTCGGTGCAGGCGACTCTGGGAGAGGGGATCGACGGCACCGACGCGTACGTGTCGAAGTACGTCCCCGCGGTCGTGCTGCTGGCGCTCGGCAGCGTGGCGGCTGTCGGACTGCTGGCTGCTGCCTCGCTGCCGGCGGCCGCCTGCGTGACGGTCGGGATTCTCGTGGCCGTGCTCGGCCCGATGGCGTGGCAGCGGATGCTCGCAGGTCGTGGCGTAGACCACTGGGACACCTATGAGGCACTCGGCGATGACCTGCTCGAGTCGTTGCGCGGCATGGCCACGCTACGCACCCTGGGCGATGTCACCGGGACGCGCGAGCGGCTGCGCGAGCGGTCGGAGGCCCTGCGGCGCGCGACCGAGCGGGTGATGCGATCGTCTCTGGCGACGACCGCCGTGACCGACTTCGCCGTGCAGGCCGGGTACCTCGCGGCCGTCTTCGTGGCGGTCTGGGATGTGATGACCGGCGCCGCGCCCCGGGGCGAGGTCTACGCGATCCTGCTGCTGTCGTCCGAGGCGTTCCGACCCGTGCGTGACCTCTCGCGGCACTGGCACGCGGGGTTCCTCGGCCTGACCGCCGTGCCGGGTCTCGTCGCACTGGGCGCGTTCGGCCCCCGCGGATCGCGTGCAGATGCAGATGCGGATGCGGACGCCGGCGCGATGAGCGAGGTCTCCGGCGTCGCAACCACCCCCCGGGTGCTGCGGGTGTCGAACCTCACGTATCGCTACCCGGGCGCCGACCACGACGTGCTGCTCGGCATCGACCTCCAGGTGGAGGTGGGCGCGGTGCATGCGATCGTCGGTGCGTCGGGATCGGGCAAGTCGACCCTGTTCGATCTCCTGCTCGGATTCCTCACGCCCACCACGGGCACGATCGACCTGGACGGGCTCCCGCTGCGAGCGAGCGACATCGCCGTGGTCTCGCAGCGGCCCGTGCTCTTCTCGGGGACCATCCGGCAGAACGTGAACCTCGTCGGAGCCGACGACCGCGAGGTGGAGGCCGCGTGCGCCGCCGCCGGCATCCTGGCCGAGATCCGCGCGATACCCGGTGGCTTCGACGCTCCGGTCTCCGAGGCCGGGACGAGCCTCTCCGGCGGGCAGCGGCAGCGGCTGGCACTGGCCAGGGCGTTCCTGGCGCAGCGACCCGTGCTCCTGGTCGACGAGCCGACGAGCGCACTCGACGACCGCGGAGCGCAGACGGTCGCGGAGACGCTGGAGCGGGTCGCCGCGGAGCGGATCGTCCTCATGATCAGCCACCGGACCGAAGCTCTCGAGCGCGTGACGTCGGTGCGCCGACTCGATGCCGGGATGCTGCAGGAGGTACGGACGTGA